A genomic window from Bacilli bacterium includes:
- a CDS encoding DUF4227 family protein — MIISLRKWWERAKFVALFLFLTILLHVVLQAAENRFKPDYDYRKPHGQAVKAGAKPDAVEFESMRDRLMFFYWFGE; from the coding sequence ATGATTATTTCCTTGCGGAAATGGTGGGAGCGGGCGAAGTTTGTCGCGTTGTTTCTTTTTTTGACTATCCTGCTGCACGTTGTATTGCAAGCTGCGGAAAACCGGTTTAAGCCCGATTACGATTACCGAAAGCCGCACGGGCAAGCGGTGAAAGCGGGGGCTAAACCAGACGCGGTTGAATTCGAATCGATGCGCGACCGCCTGATGTTTTTTTATTGGTTCGGCGAATAA
- the ald gene encoding alanine dehydrogenase, with amino-acid sequence MIIGVPKEVKNNEFRVALTPAGVHELKLHGHDVIVEKGAGSGSGFTDGQYADEGATISANAAEVWHKADMVMKVKEPQPEEYAYFRRNLLLFAYLHLAAAGDLANRLAEKNVTAIAYETIQLQNGALPLLTPMSEVAGRMSIQVGAQFLEAFNGGRGVLLGGVPGVPPADVVIIGGGVVGMNAAKMAVGLGAHVTIIEKSAERMRYIDDLFGGRVATLSSNPYNIAGAVARADLLIGAVLIPGARAPKLVTERMVRQMKPGAVIVDVAVDQGGVIETIDRATTHSDPVYVKHGVIHYAVANIPGAVPRTSTLALANATMPYALELADKGFVHAVKGNPALKSGVNAYHGRITHKAVAQAAGLPYHPLDALLLEPFII; translated from the coding sequence ATGATCATCGGAGTACCGAAAGAAGTAAAAAACAACGAGTTCCGGGTGGCCCTGACTCCGGCCGGCGTACATGAATTGAAACTGCACGGCCATGATGTAATAGTCGAAAAGGGCGCGGGAAGCGGCAGCGGCTTTACGGATGGGCAATATGCCGACGAAGGCGCAACAATAAGCGCAAATGCGGCTGAAGTGTGGCACAAGGCCGATATGGTCATGAAAGTTAAAGAGCCGCAACCTGAAGAATATGCGTATTTTCGCCGCAATTTGCTGTTGTTCGCCTACTTGCATTTGGCGGCGGCTGGTGATTTGGCAAACCGTTTGGCGGAGAAAAACGTAACGGCGATCGCCTACGAAACGATCCAACTCCAAAACGGCGCTTTGCCGCTTTTGACCCCCATGAGCGAAGTGGCGGGCAGAATGTCCATACAGGTTGGCGCGCAGTTTTTGGAAGCATTTAACGGCGGGCGCGGCGTTCTGTTGGGCGGTGTGCCGGGCGTCCCGCCGGCGGATGTGGTCATCATCGGCGGCGGCGTCGTCGGCATGAATGCCGCGAAAATGGCCGTCGGGCTTGGCGCCCATGTGACGATAATAGAAAAAAGCGCCGAGCGCATGCGTTATATTGATGATTTGTTCGGCGGCAGAGTGGCGACGCTTTCCTCCAACCCGTACAATATTGCCGGCGCGGTTGCACGAGCCGACTTGTTGATCGGCGCCGTGCTGATTCCCGGTGCGCGGGCGCCGAAGCTTGTTACCGAAAGGATGGTGCGACAAATGAAACCGGGCGCCGTGATTGTGGATGTTGCCGTCGACCAGGGCGGCGTGATCGAAACAATCGACCGGGCGACCACGCACAGCGATCCCGTGTATGTCAAGCATGGGGTGATTCATTATGCGGTCGCCAACATCCCGGGCGCCGTGCCGCGCACATCGACACTGGCGCTCGCCAACGCCACGATGCCGTATGCGCTGGAGTTGGCTGACAAAGGCTTCGTTCATGCCGTTAAGGGCAATCCTGCGTTAAAATCAGGCGTCAACGCGTATCACGGACGCATTACCCACAAGGCGGTGGCGCAGGCGGCGGGACTCCCCTATCATCCGCTGGATGCGCTATTGCTGGAGCCTTTTATTATATAG
- the deoB gene encoding phosphopentomutase: MKAAYKRICVIVLDSVGIGELPDAGKFGDAGAHTLGHIAGRVNGFSLPNLQQLGLGNIAPLTTVLPAEKPRACYGKMAEVSAGKDTMTGHWELMGLKVEIPFKTYPNGFPQALLDAFAHATNRPVIGNKPASGTAIIAELGEEQMKTGAWIVYTSADSVLQIAAHEDVIPLEELYNGCKIARKLTLADEFAVGRVIARPYVGTPGHFTRTPNRHDYAVKPPAPTVLNKVKDAGLDCIAIGKISDIFSGEGVTASYPTKGNSDGIGKIIAELQKPFNGMLFANLVDFDSLYGHRRDPQGYADALMAFDRSLPEIMKTLAHDDLLVVTADHGNDPYHAGTDHTREYVPLIAYSPAMKQGKPLGTRQTYADLAATIADNFGLAGTGNGTSFLADLE; this comes from the coding sequence ATGAAAGCAGCTTACAAGCGAATTTGCGTAATTGTTCTGGACAGCGTCGGAATCGGCGAGCTGCCCGACGCCGGCAAGTTCGGCGACGCCGGCGCGCATACGCTGGGCCATATCGCCGGGCGGGTCAACGGGTTTTCCCTGCCCAATCTGCAACAGCTGGGATTAGGCAATATTGCGCCGCTTACCACCGTTTTGCCGGCAGAAAAGCCGCGGGCTTGCTACGGCAAAATGGCGGAAGTTTCCGCGGGCAAAGATACGATGACCGGGCATTGGGAACTGATGGGGTTAAAGGTGGAAATTCCGTTTAAAACTTACCCGAACGGTTTTCCGCAAGCGTTGCTGGATGCGTTTGCGCATGCGACGAACAGGCCGGTGATCGGCAATAAACCCGCATCGGGGACGGCAATTATCGCCGAGTTGGGCGAAGAACAGATGAAAACAGGCGCCTGGATCGTCTACACTTCGGCTGACAGCGTGCTGCAGATTGCCGCCCATGAAGACGTGATTCCGCTAGAGGAACTGTATAATGGCTGCAAAATCGCCCGCAAGCTTACGCTTGCCGATGAATTTGCCGTCGGTCGGGTCATTGCGCGCCCTTATGTCGGGACGCCCGGCCACTTTACGCGCACCCCGAACAGGCACGATTACGCCGTAAAGCCGCCTGCGCCCACCGTGCTGAATAAGGTGAAGGATGCCGGGCTTGATTGCATCGCCATCGGCAAGATCAGCGATATTTTTTCCGGCGAAGGCGTAACCGCAAGTTATCCAACGAAGGGCAACAGCGACGGCATCGGCAAAATCATCGCGGAGCTGCAAAAGCCGTTTAACGGGATGCTGTTTGCCAATCTCGTCGATTTTGACTCCCTGTACGGACACCGCCGCGACCCGCAAGGATACGCCGACGCGCTGATGGCCTTTGACCGCAGCCTGCCGGAGATCATGAAAACATTGGCGCATGATGATTTGCTAGTCGTTACGGCTGATCACGGCAACGACCCGTATCATGCGGGGACCGACCATACGCGCGAATACGTGCCGCTCATTGCCTATAGCCCCGCGATGAAGCAAGGCAAGCCGCTGGGCACAAGACAGACGTACGCCGATTTGGCGGCAACCATCGCGGATAATTTCGGCCTTGCGGGAACCGGAAACGGAACAAGCTTCCTAGCTGATTTGGAGTGA
- the gluQRS gene encoding tRNA glutamyl-Q(34) synthetase GluQRS — translation MIRGRFAPTPSGLMHLGNARTALLAWLQARKGGGAFLLRLEDIDKPRAKAEYARQIIADLRWLGLDWDEGPDIGGTFGPYTQSKRLALYEAALDQLERAGLIYPCFCSRAELAAIARAPHGLAAEGPAYTGVCRHLTEAARQLKRARKQPSLRFIMPDYPISFTDLVMGKRHFSAGAGGDFIVKRADGMFAYQLAVVVDDAAMGITDVLRGADLLDSTPRQIALYQALGLRQPRFAHIPLLLGEDHKRLSKRHRSATLKSLREAGISAEEVVGYLAYVSGLIDRPEKVRAIELLDAFAINRIPVEPVIVHHFSVSNA, via the coding sequence ATGATTCGCGGACGCTTCGCCCCGACGCCGTCGGGGCTTATGCATCTCGGCAACGCCCGCACCGCGCTACTCGCCTGGCTGCAGGCGCGCAAAGGCGGCGGGGCGTTTTTGCTGCGCCTCGAAGACATCGACAAGCCGCGCGCCAAAGCGGAATATGCCCGGCAAATCATCGCTGATCTGCGTTGGCTGGGGCTTGATTGGGATGAGGGTCCGGATATCGGCGGCACATTCGGACCATACACGCAAAGCAAACGCTTGGCGCTGTACGAAGCCGCCCTTGATCAGCTTGAGCGCGCGGGGCTCATTTATCCATGTTTTTGCAGCCGCGCCGAATTGGCGGCGATTGCGCGCGCCCCGCACGGGCTTGCCGCGGAAGGTCCGGCGTATACCGGAGTTTGCCGGCATTTGACGGAGGCGGCGCGACAGCTGAAAAGAGCGCGAAAGCAACCGTCGTTGCGTTTTATCATGCCGGATTATCCGATATCTTTTACCGATTTGGTGATGGGTAAGCGGCATTTCTCCGCCGGAGCGGGCGGCGATTTTATCGTTAAGCGGGCGGACGGGATGTTTGCGTATCAATTGGCGGTTGTCGTTGACGATGCGGCGATGGGCATAACCGACGTGCTGCGCGGCGCCGATTTGCTGGATTCGACGCCGCGGCAAATCGCGTTGTATCAAGCGCTCGGCTTGCGGCAGCCCAGGTTTGCCCATATTCCGCTGCTGTTGGGCGAAGATCACAAGCGCTTGTCCAAACGGCATCGTTCGGCAACGCTCAAGTCCTTGCGTGAAGCGGGAATTTCCGCGGAAGAGGTTGTCGGATATTTGGCGTATGTGAGCGGACTAATCGACCGCCCGGAAAAGGTCCGGGCAATCGAGTTGCTCGACGCGTTTGCCATAAACCGCATACCGGTCGAGCCGGTTATCGTGCATCACTTTTCCGTTTCCAACGCGTAG
- a CDS encoding Fur family transcriptional regulator → MEARIEKIKHQLQAQSYKLTPQREATVRVLLENEKDHLSAEDVFMLVKDKFPEIGLATVYRTLELLSELHVLEKMNFGDGVARYDLRYDNSHHHHHHLICVQCGSVQEIMDDWLIEIEKRAETEYFFQVLDHRLDFQGICQNCRAKNADTENK, encoded by the coding sequence ATGGAGGCCCGGATCGAAAAAATTAAACATCAACTACAGGCGCAATCCTACAAGTTGACACCGCAGCGCGAGGCAACGGTCAGGGTTCTGCTCGAGAATGAAAAAGACCATCTCAGCGCGGAAGACGTGTTCATGCTCGTGAAAGACAAATTCCCCGAGATCGGCTTGGCCACCGTGTACAGAACGCTGGAGCTTTTAAGCGAACTGCATGTTTTGGAGAAAATGAATTTCGGCGACGGCGTGGCTCGCTACGATTTGCGTTATGACAATTCGCACCATCATCATCACCATCTGATCTGCGTGCAATGCGGTTCCGTCCAGGAAATCATGGATGACTGGCTGATTGAAATCGAAAAGCGGGCGGAGACGGAATATTTTTTTCAAGTGTTGGATCACCGTTTGGATTTTCAGGGTATTTGTCAAAATTGCCGCGCGAAAAACGCCGATACGGAAAATAAATAA
- the xerD gene encoding site-specific tyrosine recombinase XerD — MLQRLQWFVHFLAVERGLAANTIASYERDLTQFIGYLRQQGVESFAGMEKAHILQYLLQLRAQGRSTATVTRALVSIRALCQFLVREQLIAHDPSQHMETPKPEKRLPKVLSVAEVERLLAAPQDSDPYGMRDRTMLELLYATGLRVSELVSLNTGDLNLGMGFVRCFGKGAKERIIPLGRIAASCLERYINGIRPKLLKREAAEEALFLNHLGSRMTRQGFWQLIKKYAKAAGITKEITPHTLRHSFATHLLENGADLRAVQEMLGHADISTTQIYTHVTTARMKEVYNRTHPRAKME, encoded by the coding sequence ATGCTGCAGCGGTTGCAATGGTTTGTGCATTTCTTGGCGGTTGAGCGGGGGCTTGCCGCCAATACGATTGCCTCCTATGAACGCGATCTGACCCAATTTATCGGCTATTTGCGCCAACAAGGCGTCGAGTCGTTTGCCGGAATGGAAAAAGCGCACATATTGCAATATTTGTTGCAACTGCGCGCGCAAGGCCGTTCCACGGCCACCGTCACGCGCGCCCTTGTTTCGATTCGCGCGCTTTGCCAGTTTCTCGTTCGCGAGCAGCTGATTGCGCACGACCCGTCGCAGCATATGGAAACGCCGAAACCGGAAAAACGGCTCCCGAAGGTGCTGTCCGTTGCGGAAGTCGAGCGGCTGTTGGCGGCTCCGCAAGACTCCGACCCGTACGGGATGCGGGACCGGACGATGCTCGAGCTTTTATATGCCACAGGCCTGCGCGTCTCCGAACTGGTTTCATTGAATACGGGCGATTTGAATCTGGGCATGGGCTTTGTGCGCTGTTTCGGCAAAGGCGCAAAGGAGCGCATCATCCCGTTGGGGCGGATAGCCGCTTCCTGTCTGGAACGCTACATAAACGGCATACGGCCCAAATTGTTGAAACGGGAGGCGGCGGAAGAAGCGCTGTTTCTCAACCACCTTGGTTCGCGGATGACGCGGCAAGGTTTTTGGCAGCTGATAAAAAAATACGCAAAAGCCGCGGGCATTACGAAAGAGATTACGCCGCACACGCTCAGGCATTCGTTCGCGACGCACTTGTTGGAGAACGGCGCCGATCTGCGGGCGGTGCAGGAAATGCTCGGACATGCCGATATTTCCACGACGCAAATTTATACGCATGTGACTACGGCCCGCATGAAAGAAGTTTACAACCGGACGCACCCGCGGGCAAAAATGGAATAA
- the spoIIM gene encoding stage II sporulation protein M — MAGWQSGLSVYLRDHLTLYLFVSVLFVMGVIFGSLMVNGLSLEQRQDLENFLGSFVHASQGNERDAQALFFDSFGSYFRWIILIFVLGLSVIGLPLILLLDFLKGVLVGFSVGFLIGQYSWRGIVIALTAIAPQNMVAIPAILIGSVTALSFSLHLINNRLLKRKSTIGKPFVAYVSVTVFLLMVMVLAALFETYVSPVLLNWTAPYMTSA; from the coding sequence ATGGCTGGTTGGCAATCGGGTCTCAGCGTTTATCTGCGCGATCATCTCACGTTGTACTTGTTCGTATCGGTCCTGTTTGTGATGGGCGTAATATTCGGTTCGCTGATGGTGAATGGCTTATCACTCGAGCAAAGGCAGGATTTGGAAAATTTTCTGGGAAGCTTCGTCCATGCCAGCCAGGGAAACGAAAGGGATGCGCAAGCGTTGTTTTTCGATTCGTTCGGGTCCTATTTCCGCTGGATCATCCTCATTTTTGTGCTGGGTCTCTCCGTAATCGGCCTCCCGCTTATTTTGCTGTTGGACTTTCTGAAAGGCGTGCTGGTGGGATTTTCCGTCGGCTTTTTGATCGGCCAATATTCGTGGCGGGGCATTGTGATCGCGTTAACGGCAATCGCGCCGCAAAATATGGTGGCCATTCCCGCGATTTTAATCGGCAGCGTAACGGCGTTGTCATTTTCGCTGCATTTGATTAACAACCGGTTGCTCAAGCGTAAATCGACAATTGGAAAGCCGTTTGTCGCGTATGTTTCGGTGACGGTGTTTCTGCTTATGGTCATGGTGTTGGCAGCGCTTTTCGAGACTTACGTTTCCCCTGTGCTGCTTAATTGGACCGCCCCGTATATGACCAGCGCATAG
- a CDS encoding ADP-heptose synthase, translating to MPRVFVTEAVMFAIYGQLLVPEHPVEYIVPYATIQELYDLRESKEPVMQDEHDETLVREKIAELIGFFEQSFTKKKIERALQAPWKKSPPILINDKVTVSVVNAYDNVRFGDTFDPIETELILVSEQEQMPILTDQYEFIEKIVNAEIPVRVFDIDDFAYALETEK from the coding sequence GTGCCGCGCGTGTTTGTTACCGAAGCAGTCATGTTTGCGATATACGGGCAACTATTGGTGCCGGAACATCCGGTTGAATATATTGTCCCCTATGCCACAATCCAGGAACTGTACGATTTGCGGGAAAGCAAGGAACCGGTCATGCAGGATGAACATGACGAAACGCTGGTTCGGGAAAAAATCGCCGAACTGATCGGCTTTTTTGAACAATCGTTTACCAAGAAAAAAATCGAACGGGCGCTGCAAGCGCCGTGGAAAAAGAGCCCGCCGATTCTGATCAACGACAAAGTCACCGTGTCTGTGGTCAATGCTTACGACAACGTCCGATTCGGCGATACGTTCGATCCGATCGAAACGGAGCTCATTCTTGTTTCCGAGCAGGAGCAAATGCCGATTTTGACGGACCAGTATGAATTTATCGAAAAAATCGTCAATGCCGAAATTCCGGTCCGCGTATTTGACATCGACGATTTCGCCTACGCGTTGGAAACGGAAAAGTGA